A single Xiphias gladius isolate SHS-SW01 ecotype Sanya breed wild chromosome 22, ASM1685928v1, whole genome shotgun sequence DNA region contains:
- the aldh5a1 gene encoding succinate-semialdehyde dehydrogenase, mitochondrial isoform X1 — MSAVCVLRTRRVLRQVFPGLPAAMQRHYSLDVTAPLLRTQGYVDGRWVSAASVFPVLDPATGQEIVRVTDCGPAEAKQAVDAAYKAFHSWKQYTAKERSVLLRKWFDLLTLHKEDLAKLITFECGKPMRESLGEIAYSASFLEWFSEEARRVYGDVVPSPAKDRKILLLKQPVGVASIITPWNFPSAMITRKVGAALAAGCTVVVKPAEDTPLSALALAELAEQAGIPAGVFNVVPCSREKTPSVGEVLCTDPLVAKISFTGSTATGKVLLKLAADTVKKASMELGGHAPFIVFDSADVDKAVGGAMASKFRNSGQTCVCSNRFLVQSGIYDRFVEKLGRAMDAELRLGHGSEPDTTQGPLINTRAAEKVVHQISDAVSQGAKVLKGGKRLDGSFMQPTLLADVTTDMLCTKEETFGPLLPIIRFNTEDEALAIANASNVGLAGYFYSQDVSQVWRVAEALEVGIVGVNEGLLSTPEATFGGVKQSGLGREGSKYGIEEYLEIKYMCFGGLKP, encoded by the exons ATGTCCGCTGTCTGTGTACTGAGAACTCGCCGCGTCCTCCGGCAGGTCTTCCCCGGCCTACCCGCCGCCATGCAGAGACACTACAGCCTGGATGTCACCGCTCCCCTGCTCCGGACGCAGGGCTACGTGGACGGCCGCTGGGTCTCCGCAGCCTCGGTGTTCCCCGTTCTGGACCCGGCCACCGGGCAGGAGATAGTCCGGGTGACAGACTGTGGCCCGGCTGAGGCCAAGCAGGCTGTGGACGCTGCGTACAAGGCGTTTCACTCCTGGAAGCAGTACACGGCTAAG GAGAGAAGCGTCCTGTTGAGGAAATGGTTCGACCTGCTGACGCTGCACAAAGAAGACCTGGCTAAACTGATCACGTTCGAATGT GGCAAACCCATGCGGGAGTCCCTCGGGGAGATCGCCTACTCGGCCTCCTTCCTGGAGTGGTTTTCGGAGGAGGCGCGGCGAGTTTATGGCGACGTGGTCCCCTCGCCCGCCAAAGACAGAAAGATCCTCCTCCTCAAGCAGCCGGTGGGGGTCGCCTCCATCATCACGCCG TGGAACTTCCCCAGCGCCATGATCACCAGGAAGGTGGGGGCTGCTCTGGCCGCCGGCTGCACGGTGGTGGTCAAGCCCGCGGAGGACACGCCGCTGTCGGCGCTGGCTCTGGCTGAG CTGGCAGAGCAGGCGGGGATCCCGGCCGGGGTGTTTAACGTGGTTCCTTGCTCCAGAGAGAAGACTCCATCAGTCGGCGAGGTCCTCTGCACCGACCCCCTGGTGGCCAAAATCTCCTTCACCGGCTCCACTGCCACCGGCAAG GTGCTGCTGAAACTGGCCGCCGACACCGTGAAGAAGGCGTCCATGGAGCTGGGTGGCCACGCCCCCTTCATCGTGTTCGACAGCGCTGATGTCGACAAGGCGGTGGGCGGAGCCATGGCCTCCAAGTTCAGGAACTCCGGACAG acgtgtgtgtgttcgaACCGGTTTCTGGTTCAGAGCGGTATCTACGATCGCTTCGTGGAGAAGCTGGGCCGAGCGATGGACGCCGAGCTCCGCCTGGGTCACGGCTCAGAGCCCGACACCACCCAGGGCCCGCTCATCAACACCAGAGCTGCAGAGAAG GTGGTCCACCAGATATCGGACGCCGTGTCCCAGGGAGCGAAGGTGCTGAAGGGAGGGAAGCGTCTGGACGGGTCCTTCATGCAGCCGACCCTCCTGGCCGACGTCACCACTGACATGCTTTGTACGAAAGAGGAAACCTTCGGCCCGCTGCTGCCCATCATCAG GTTTAACACAGAAGACGAGGCTCTGGCCATTGCTAACGCATCCAATGTTGGGCTGGCAG GCTATTTTTACTCACAGGATGTGAGTCAGGTCTGGCGGGTGGCGGAGGCGTTGGAGGTGGGGATAGTTGGAGTGAATGAGGGTCTGCTGTCCACCCCAGAGGCCACCTTCGGCGGGGTCAAACAGTCCGGTTTGGGCCGCGAGGGCTCCAAGTACGGCATCGAAGAGTATCTGGAAATCAAGTACATGTGCTTCGGAGGCCTCAAACCCTGA
- the aldh5a1 gene encoding succinate-semialdehyde dehydrogenase, mitochondrial isoform X2 translates to MSAVCVLRTRRVLRQVFPGLPAAMQRHYSLDVTAPLLRTQGYVDGRWVSAASVFPVLDPATGQEIVRVTDCGPAEAKQAVDAAYKAFHSWKQYTAKERSVLLRKWFDLLTLHKEDLAKLITFECGKPMRESLGEIAYSASFLEWFSEEARRVYGDVVPSPAKDRKILLLKQPVGVASIITPWNFPSAMITRKVGAALAAGCTVVVKPAEDTPLSALALAELAEQAGIPAGVFNVVPCSREKTPSVGEVLCTDPLVAKISFTGSTATGKVLLKLAADTVKKASMELGGHAPFIVFDSADVDKAVGGAMASKFRNSGQTCVCSNRFLVQSGIYDRFVEKLGRAMDAELRLGHGSEPDTTQGPLINTRAAEKVVHQISDAVSQGAKVLKGGKRLDGSFMQPTLLADVTTDMLCTKEETFGPLLPIIRYQLFTLSDVITSGFDAFLYSIIHEAR, encoded by the exons ATGTCCGCTGTCTGTGTACTGAGAACTCGCCGCGTCCTCCGGCAGGTCTTCCCCGGCCTACCCGCCGCCATGCAGAGACACTACAGCCTGGATGTCACCGCTCCCCTGCTCCGGACGCAGGGCTACGTGGACGGCCGCTGGGTCTCCGCAGCCTCGGTGTTCCCCGTTCTGGACCCGGCCACCGGGCAGGAGATAGTCCGGGTGACAGACTGTGGCCCGGCTGAGGCCAAGCAGGCTGTGGACGCTGCGTACAAGGCGTTTCACTCCTGGAAGCAGTACACGGCTAAG GAGAGAAGCGTCCTGTTGAGGAAATGGTTCGACCTGCTGACGCTGCACAAAGAAGACCTGGCTAAACTGATCACGTTCGAATGT GGCAAACCCATGCGGGAGTCCCTCGGGGAGATCGCCTACTCGGCCTCCTTCCTGGAGTGGTTTTCGGAGGAGGCGCGGCGAGTTTATGGCGACGTGGTCCCCTCGCCCGCCAAAGACAGAAAGATCCTCCTCCTCAAGCAGCCGGTGGGGGTCGCCTCCATCATCACGCCG TGGAACTTCCCCAGCGCCATGATCACCAGGAAGGTGGGGGCTGCTCTGGCCGCCGGCTGCACGGTGGTGGTCAAGCCCGCGGAGGACACGCCGCTGTCGGCGCTGGCTCTGGCTGAG CTGGCAGAGCAGGCGGGGATCCCGGCCGGGGTGTTTAACGTGGTTCCTTGCTCCAGAGAGAAGACTCCATCAGTCGGCGAGGTCCTCTGCACCGACCCCCTGGTGGCCAAAATCTCCTTCACCGGCTCCACTGCCACCGGCAAG GTGCTGCTGAAACTGGCCGCCGACACCGTGAAGAAGGCGTCCATGGAGCTGGGTGGCCACGCCCCCTTCATCGTGTTCGACAGCGCTGATGTCGACAAGGCGGTGGGCGGAGCCATGGCCTCCAAGTTCAGGAACTCCGGACAG acgtgtgtgtgttcgaACCGGTTTCTGGTTCAGAGCGGTATCTACGATCGCTTCGTGGAGAAGCTGGGCCGAGCGATGGACGCCGAGCTCCGCCTGGGTCACGGCTCAGAGCCCGACACCACCCAGGGCCCGCTCATCAACACCAGAGCTGCAGAGAAG GTGGTCCACCAGATATCGGACGCCGTGTCCCAGGGAGCGAAGGTGCTGAAGGGAGGGAAGCGTCTGGACGGGTCCTTCATGCAGCCGACCCTCCTGGCCGACGTCACCACTGACATGCTTTGTACGAAAGAGGAAACCTTCGGCCCGCTGCTGCCCATCATCAG GTATCAGCTCTTCACCCTCTCAGATGTGATCACATCTggatttgatgcatttttgtATTCAATCATCCATGAGGCGAGATAA
- the LOC120784706 gene encoding NACHT, LRR and PYD domains-containing protein 3-like isoform X1, with protein MSHTCDSVKHEFPQKTPDGGRMSHLKTSNTCGLPSMEADTLQPAAASSCPSGLSLKSNRSMDIPDQFKGGVVDVPTGERHSRVSNDQTALNQNLDQEDFEAKLFEFVKSNMRSCWKVLNPCGEFEEDEKKEQLVDDELIQSEAAAKDAFLQIALHVLKTMKMDAHVFILEQRYYGELIMYQRKLKSRMRVRYDHMAEGIAYHGNATSFNKIYTELYVLDGKVRGINSEHEVRQIETAVNRPRSAETRVKCEDIFKPLPEHGKPIRMVLTEGIAGIGKTVLAQKFMLDWSEEKANQDIQLLFSLPFRELNLVRNEKRSLMELLYDFSPDLKETGIKDLKMYKVLFVLDGLDECRLRLDFKGNERCSDATQSTSVDVLLTNLIAGNLLPKATLWITTRPAAASRIPPQYVDRVTEIRGFSDPQKEQYFHKKIDDENLAKRVVAHIKSARSLYIMCHVPVFCWISSTVLGKMCAKAGGGKIPKTLTQMYIHFVAHEATQMRVKYCEEQQLDCHGNNKMIMSLGKLAFQQLEKGNLIFYEEDLRECGIDVKEASVYSGVCTQIFREEPWMQHKVFCFVHLSVQEFLASLYVHVMYKVNGVNLMIEEPEHIDKTKPVSELHKAAVDRALQSDSGHLDLFLRFLLGISLVPSQGLLRGLGIQVETGDSQSHVETITYIKDKIRQTAHPDRCINLFHCLNELNDNSLVEEIQSYLDSDQDSAMEEFSAAHWAALVFVLLTSQEQLELFELKRYSRKEEGLLRLLPVLKASRSAKLNDCRLTANCCQALSSTLSSSSSELCDLNLSDNSLQDSGVELLCTGLQSPYCRLKTLTLNRCSLTHRCCEELASVLSCPSSHLQELDLSDNDIEDSGVQLLCTGLGNVCCKLEILRLSFCCITEKGCGFLVSAVKSNPSHLREMDLSFNHLGESGLKLISEALREGQCELTKLRVDHNAEYWLKPGLTKHACELTLDLNTAHKLLIISDGNRRVTQGREEQPYPDHPDRFDYWTQVLFRQGLTSRCYWEVEWEGNWAGIGVTYKGIGRKGVPNSCVIGYNQMSWGLHCSAHGYAAYHNIKSIAISVPSSGCHRVAVYLDWEAGILSFYRVSAGRSLTHLHSFFTKFTEPLYPGFRVWDFGSSITLCQLN; from the exons ATGTCTCATACTTGTGACTCG GTAAAGCACGAGTTTCCACAGAAAACACCGGATGGCGGAAGAATGTCCCATCTGAAAACCAGTAACACGTGTGGGCTGCCCAGTATGGAGGCAGATAC ACTCCAACCAGCAGCAGCGTCCTCGTGTCCCAGTGGACTTTCCCTGAAGAGTAACAGGTCCATGGACATTCCTGACCAGTTCAAGGGAGGAGTAGTAGATGTTCCTACTGGTGAAAG ACATTCAAGAGTTTCCAATGACCAGACTGCACTCAATCAGAACCTGGACCAAGAG gatTTTGAAGCCAaactttttgaatttgtgaaatCTAATATGAGGAGTTGTTGGAAGGTCCTCAATCCCTGTGGAGAGTTCgaggaagatgaaaaaaaggagcagtTGGTTGATGATGAACTGATTCAGTCAGAAGCAGCAGCCAAGGACGCGTTTCTGCAGATCGCCCTCCATGTTTTGAAGACCATGAAAATGGATGCACATGTCTTCATCCTTGAGCAAA GGTATTACGGAGAACTCATTATGTATCAGCGGAAACTCAAATCCCGTATGAGAGTGAGATATGATCACATGGCTGAAGGGATAGCATATCATGGAAATGCCACAAGCTTcaataaaatatacacagaaCTCTACGTACTTGATGGAAAGGTTAGAGGAATCAACAGTGAACACGAGGTGAGGCAAATTGAGACAGCCGTCAACCGACCCAGGTCTGCAGAAACGCGAGTCAAGTGTGAAGACATCTTCAAGCCCTTGCCTGAACATGGCAAACCAATCAGAATGGTACTCACCGAGGGGATAGCAGGCATTGGTAAAACTGTACTGGCACAGAAGTTCATGCTGGACTGGTCAGAGGAGAAGGCCAATCAAGACATCCAGCTCCTGTTTTCACTTCCTTTTAGGGAGCTGAATTTggttagaaatgaaaaaagaagtttAATGGAGCTCCTGTATGACTTCTCTCCAGACCTGAAAGAAACCGGAATCAAAGACCTGAAGATGTACAAAGTTCTGTTTGTATTGGATGGTCTCGATGAATGCAGACTCCGTCTGGATTTCAAGGGAAATGAGAGATGTAGTGATGCTACACAGTCCACCTCGGTGGATGTGCTGCTGACAAACCTCATTGCAGGTAATCTGCTACCAAAAGCTACTCTGTGGATAACTACTCGACCTGCTGCAGCCAGCCGTATCCCTCCTCAGTACGTTGACCGGGTGACTGAGATACGAGGCTTCAGTGACCCACAGAAGGAGCAGTACTTCCACAAGAAAATCGATGATGAAAACTTAGCCAAAAGAGTAGTCGCTCACATAAAATCAGCAAGAAGTCTCTACATCATGTGCCATGTCCCGGTGTTTTGCTGGATTTCCTCTACTGTCCTGGGAAAAATGTGTGccaaagcaggaggaggaaaaatacCGAAGACATTGACTCAGATGTACATCCACTTTGTGGCACATGAGGCCACACAGATGCGTGTCAAGTACTGcgaagagcagcagctggactGCCATGGGAATAACAAGATGATTATGTCGCTTGGGAAGCTGGCCTTCCAGCAGCTGGAGAAAGGCAACCTGATCTTCTACGAAGAGGACCTTAGAGAATGTGGTATTGATGTCAAAGAAGCGTCCGTCTACTCAGGAGTGTGCACTCAAATCTTCAGGGAAGAGCCTTGGATGCAGCATAAAGTCTTCTGCTTTGTGCATCTGTCTGTCCAAGAGTTTCTCGCATCTTTGTACGTACATGTGATGTACAAGGTCAACGGTGTAAACCTGATGATCGAAGAACCTGAACacatagacaaaacaaagcctGTATCTGAATTGCACAAAGCTGCAGTGGACAGAGCTTTACAAAGCGACAGTGGCCACCTGGATCTCTTCCTGCGTTTCCTCCTTGGAATCTCTCTGGTGCCCAGTCAGGGTCTGCTCAGAGGCCTGGGAATACAGGTAGAAACCGGCGACTCCCAGAGTCATGTGGAAACCATCACGTACATCAAAGACAAAATTAGGCAGACTGCTCATCCTGACAGGTGTATAAATCTCTTCCACTGTCTGAATGAGTTAAATGACAACTCTCTGGTGGAGGAGATCCAGAGCTACTTGGACTCGGACCAAGACTCGGCGATGGAGGAGTTCTCTGCAGCTCATTGGGCGGCCCtggtttttgtgttgctgaCCTCACAAGAGCAGCTTGAGCTGTTTGAACTGAAGAGGTACTCCAGGAAAGAAGAAGGTCTTCTGAGGCTTCTACCAGTCCTCAAAGCATCCAGATCAGCAAA GTTGAATGATTGTAGACTCACTGCGAACTGCTGTCAGGCACTATCTTCCACTCTCAGCTCATCATCTTCGGAACTCTGTGATTTAAACTTGAGTGACAACAGTTTGCAAGACTCTGGAGTGGAGCTTCTCTGCACCGGACTCCAGAGCCCTTACTGCAGACTGAAGACACTGAC GCTGAACAGATGCAGCCTCACCCACAGATGCTGTGAGGAGCTGGCTTCAGTCCTGAGCTGTCCCTCATCACATCTTCAAGAGCTGGACCTGAGTGACAATGACATTGAAGACTCGGGAGTGCAGCTGCTCTGCACCGGACTGGGAAATGTGTGCTGTAAACTGGAAATCCTCAG GTTGTCGTTCTGTTGCATCACGGAGAAAGGTTGTGGTTTCCTGGTCTCAGCAGTGAAGTCCAACCCGTCCCACCTGAGAGAGATGGACCTGAGCTTCAATCACCTCGGAGAGTCTGGGCTGAAGCTCATCTCTGAAGCGCTGCGGGAAGGACAATGTGAATTAACTAAACTGAG AGTGGACCACAATGCAGAATACTGGCTAAAACCTGGACTGACAAAAC ATGCATGTGAGCTTACACTGGATCTCAACACAGCCCACAAACTCCTCATTATCTCTGATGGGAACCGAAGAGTTACCCAGGGCAGAGAGGAGCAGCCATATCCCGATCACCCCGACAGGTTTGACTACTGGACCCAAGTCCTGTTCCGGCAGGGCCTGACCAGCCGCTGTTACTGGGAGGTTGAGTGGGAAGGAAACTGGGCCGGGATCGGAGTGACCTACAAGGGCATCGGTCGTAAGGGTGTGCCAAACAGCTGTGTGATAGGATACAATCAGATGTCTTGGGGTCTGCACTGTTCTGCTCACGGCTATGCTGCATATCACAATATCAAGAGCATTGCCATTTCAGTTCCTTCGTCAGGTTGCCATAGGGTGGCGGTGTACCTGGACTGGGAGGCTGGCATCCTGTCCTTCTACAGAGTTTCTGCTGGAAGGTCACTGACACACCTGCACAGCTTTTTCACCAAATTCACTGAGCCTCTTTACCCAGGGTTTAGAGTCTGGGACTTTGGCTCCTCTATCACACTCTGTCAGCTGAACTAG
- the LOC120784706 gene encoding NACHT, LRR and PYD domains-containing protein 3-like isoform X2, with amino-acid sequence MSHLKTSNTCGLPSMEADTLQPAAASSCPSGLSLKSNRSMDIPDQFKGGVVDVPTGERHSRVSNDQTALNQNLDQEDFEAKLFEFVKSNMRSCWKVLNPCGEFEEDEKKEQLVDDELIQSEAAAKDAFLQIALHVLKTMKMDAHVFILEQRYYGELIMYQRKLKSRMRVRYDHMAEGIAYHGNATSFNKIYTELYVLDGKVRGINSEHEVRQIETAVNRPRSAETRVKCEDIFKPLPEHGKPIRMVLTEGIAGIGKTVLAQKFMLDWSEEKANQDIQLLFSLPFRELNLVRNEKRSLMELLYDFSPDLKETGIKDLKMYKVLFVLDGLDECRLRLDFKGNERCSDATQSTSVDVLLTNLIAGNLLPKATLWITTRPAAASRIPPQYVDRVTEIRGFSDPQKEQYFHKKIDDENLAKRVVAHIKSARSLYIMCHVPVFCWISSTVLGKMCAKAGGGKIPKTLTQMYIHFVAHEATQMRVKYCEEQQLDCHGNNKMIMSLGKLAFQQLEKGNLIFYEEDLRECGIDVKEASVYSGVCTQIFREEPWMQHKVFCFVHLSVQEFLASLYVHVMYKVNGVNLMIEEPEHIDKTKPVSELHKAAVDRALQSDSGHLDLFLRFLLGISLVPSQGLLRGLGIQVETGDSQSHVETITYIKDKIRQTAHPDRCINLFHCLNELNDNSLVEEIQSYLDSDQDSAMEEFSAAHWAALVFVLLTSQEQLELFELKRYSRKEEGLLRLLPVLKASRSAKLNDCRLTANCCQALSSTLSSSSSELCDLNLSDNSLQDSGVELLCTGLQSPYCRLKTLTLNRCSLTHRCCEELASVLSCPSSHLQELDLSDNDIEDSGVQLLCTGLGNVCCKLEILRLSFCCITEKGCGFLVSAVKSNPSHLREMDLSFNHLGESGLKLISEALREGQCELTKLRVDHNAEYWLKPGLTKHACELTLDLNTAHKLLIISDGNRRVTQGREEQPYPDHPDRFDYWTQVLFRQGLTSRCYWEVEWEGNWAGIGVTYKGIGRKGVPNSCVIGYNQMSWGLHCSAHGYAAYHNIKSIAISVPSSGCHRVAVYLDWEAGILSFYRVSAGRSLTHLHSFFTKFTEPLYPGFRVWDFGSSITLCQLN; translated from the exons ATGTCCCATCTGAAAACCAGTAACACGTGTGGGCTGCCCAGTATGGAGGCAGATAC ACTCCAACCAGCAGCAGCGTCCTCGTGTCCCAGTGGACTTTCCCTGAAGAGTAACAGGTCCATGGACATTCCTGACCAGTTCAAGGGAGGAGTAGTAGATGTTCCTACTGGTGAAAG ACATTCAAGAGTTTCCAATGACCAGACTGCACTCAATCAGAACCTGGACCAAGAG gatTTTGAAGCCAaactttttgaatttgtgaaatCTAATATGAGGAGTTGTTGGAAGGTCCTCAATCCCTGTGGAGAGTTCgaggaagatgaaaaaaaggagcagtTGGTTGATGATGAACTGATTCAGTCAGAAGCAGCAGCCAAGGACGCGTTTCTGCAGATCGCCCTCCATGTTTTGAAGACCATGAAAATGGATGCACATGTCTTCATCCTTGAGCAAA GGTATTACGGAGAACTCATTATGTATCAGCGGAAACTCAAATCCCGTATGAGAGTGAGATATGATCACATGGCTGAAGGGATAGCATATCATGGAAATGCCACAAGCTTcaataaaatatacacagaaCTCTACGTACTTGATGGAAAGGTTAGAGGAATCAACAGTGAACACGAGGTGAGGCAAATTGAGACAGCCGTCAACCGACCCAGGTCTGCAGAAACGCGAGTCAAGTGTGAAGACATCTTCAAGCCCTTGCCTGAACATGGCAAACCAATCAGAATGGTACTCACCGAGGGGATAGCAGGCATTGGTAAAACTGTACTGGCACAGAAGTTCATGCTGGACTGGTCAGAGGAGAAGGCCAATCAAGACATCCAGCTCCTGTTTTCACTTCCTTTTAGGGAGCTGAATTTggttagaaatgaaaaaagaagtttAATGGAGCTCCTGTATGACTTCTCTCCAGACCTGAAAGAAACCGGAATCAAAGACCTGAAGATGTACAAAGTTCTGTTTGTATTGGATGGTCTCGATGAATGCAGACTCCGTCTGGATTTCAAGGGAAATGAGAGATGTAGTGATGCTACACAGTCCACCTCGGTGGATGTGCTGCTGACAAACCTCATTGCAGGTAATCTGCTACCAAAAGCTACTCTGTGGATAACTACTCGACCTGCTGCAGCCAGCCGTATCCCTCCTCAGTACGTTGACCGGGTGACTGAGATACGAGGCTTCAGTGACCCACAGAAGGAGCAGTACTTCCACAAGAAAATCGATGATGAAAACTTAGCCAAAAGAGTAGTCGCTCACATAAAATCAGCAAGAAGTCTCTACATCATGTGCCATGTCCCGGTGTTTTGCTGGATTTCCTCTACTGTCCTGGGAAAAATGTGTGccaaagcaggaggaggaaaaatacCGAAGACATTGACTCAGATGTACATCCACTTTGTGGCACATGAGGCCACACAGATGCGTGTCAAGTACTGcgaagagcagcagctggactGCCATGGGAATAACAAGATGATTATGTCGCTTGGGAAGCTGGCCTTCCAGCAGCTGGAGAAAGGCAACCTGATCTTCTACGAAGAGGACCTTAGAGAATGTGGTATTGATGTCAAAGAAGCGTCCGTCTACTCAGGAGTGTGCACTCAAATCTTCAGGGAAGAGCCTTGGATGCAGCATAAAGTCTTCTGCTTTGTGCATCTGTCTGTCCAAGAGTTTCTCGCATCTTTGTACGTACATGTGATGTACAAGGTCAACGGTGTAAACCTGATGATCGAAGAACCTGAACacatagacaaaacaaagcctGTATCTGAATTGCACAAAGCTGCAGTGGACAGAGCTTTACAAAGCGACAGTGGCCACCTGGATCTCTTCCTGCGTTTCCTCCTTGGAATCTCTCTGGTGCCCAGTCAGGGTCTGCTCAGAGGCCTGGGAATACAGGTAGAAACCGGCGACTCCCAGAGTCATGTGGAAACCATCACGTACATCAAAGACAAAATTAGGCAGACTGCTCATCCTGACAGGTGTATAAATCTCTTCCACTGTCTGAATGAGTTAAATGACAACTCTCTGGTGGAGGAGATCCAGAGCTACTTGGACTCGGACCAAGACTCGGCGATGGAGGAGTTCTCTGCAGCTCATTGGGCGGCCCtggtttttgtgttgctgaCCTCACAAGAGCAGCTTGAGCTGTTTGAACTGAAGAGGTACTCCAGGAAAGAAGAAGGTCTTCTGAGGCTTCTACCAGTCCTCAAAGCATCCAGATCAGCAAA GTTGAATGATTGTAGACTCACTGCGAACTGCTGTCAGGCACTATCTTCCACTCTCAGCTCATCATCTTCGGAACTCTGTGATTTAAACTTGAGTGACAACAGTTTGCAAGACTCTGGAGTGGAGCTTCTCTGCACCGGACTCCAGAGCCCTTACTGCAGACTGAAGACACTGAC GCTGAACAGATGCAGCCTCACCCACAGATGCTGTGAGGAGCTGGCTTCAGTCCTGAGCTGTCCCTCATCACATCTTCAAGAGCTGGACCTGAGTGACAATGACATTGAAGACTCGGGAGTGCAGCTGCTCTGCACCGGACTGGGAAATGTGTGCTGTAAACTGGAAATCCTCAG GTTGTCGTTCTGTTGCATCACGGAGAAAGGTTGTGGTTTCCTGGTCTCAGCAGTGAAGTCCAACCCGTCCCACCTGAGAGAGATGGACCTGAGCTTCAATCACCTCGGAGAGTCTGGGCTGAAGCTCATCTCTGAAGCGCTGCGGGAAGGACAATGTGAATTAACTAAACTGAG AGTGGACCACAATGCAGAATACTGGCTAAAACCTGGACTGACAAAAC ATGCATGTGAGCTTACACTGGATCTCAACACAGCCCACAAACTCCTCATTATCTCTGATGGGAACCGAAGAGTTACCCAGGGCAGAGAGGAGCAGCCATATCCCGATCACCCCGACAGGTTTGACTACTGGACCCAAGTCCTGTTCCGGCAGGGCCTGACCAGCCGCTGTTACTGGGAGGTTGAGTGGGAAGGAAACTGGGCCGGGATCGGAGTGACCTACAAGGGCATCGGTCGTAAGGGTGTGCCAAACAGCTGTGTGATAGGATACAATCAGATGTCTTGGGGTCTGCACTGTTCTGCTCACGGCTATGCTGCATATCACAATATCAAGAGCATTGCCATTTCAGTTCCTTCGTCAGGTTGCCATAGGGTGGCGGTGTACCTGGACTGGGAGGCTGGCATCCTGTCCTTCTACAGAGTTTCTGCTGGAAGGTCACTGACACACCTGCACAGCTTTTTCACCAAATTCACTGAGCCTCTTTACCCAGGGTTTAGAGTCTGGGACTTTGGCTCCTCTATCACACTCTGTCAGCTGAACTAG